The genomic DNA TTACGTAGTCCATAAAATTGCGCCCGCTCAAGCGCCGAATGTGAAGGATAAAGTCTTCGACGCTATTTATAAATCCACAGCCGAGGAAATTTCTACTTGGGAAGACGACGGTTTCGTTCCCGTGGAAGCTCCCTACGATCAAACCAGAGCTTACTTACTCACGGACGGCGTTAAGATTTACTGCGGCATGTTAATCGCCGATCCTGACGCCAGCACGTTAACCACCGACTCGGTCAACGATACGCTTCTCAAATGGCAGTTCGATTCCTGGGAAATCGTCTTCGCGCCCAATCCGCAACAGATAGACGGCGCGAATTACATCAAGTTTGCGGGCGATTCCGCCGGATTTTGGGACGATATCTCTCCCGATGCGGATGGGGGAACGGCCTGGAGCGCTCCCTCCTTCCAAACCAACGCCTACATCATCGACGCTCATACCTGGGCGGCGGAATTTTCCGTCGATATCGCCGATATTCAGGCTTCGATCTTCAATTACGCTTCCTATGGCCATATCGGCATCCAAACGAAGAATCCCGATCACAACTTCGCCTATCCCGACCGCGCCAGTTTCGGCAGCCGCAACGCCCGCTGGGATTTGTCGGCGCTGAATCCGGATACGCCGGTGATGGAATGGGCGGTGTATTAATTAGAACGCGAATAAATAACTATCTAAGGAGATCCCTCAATGCAAAGAAAATCCATTCTCATCCTGATGTTGACTCTTGCTATCGCGTTTCCCGCAGCATCCAGCGCCGCCGGTTGGGAATTTCTCTTTAACGGCAAAAACTTGAACGGTTGGAAAATCATTGGCGATCAGGAATGGAAAGTGGAAAACGGCGCCATCGCCGTCAAGGCGGCGGGAAGCGAAATGGGATGGCTGGCGACGGAAAAGAGCTATTCCGATTTCATTCTCAAAATGCGCTTCCAATGGCAGGGCGGCAATAGCGGCGTTCAAGTTCGCAGCCGCATCGACGGCGGCAAAATGATCGGCTATCAAGCCAACCTCGATCCCAGCCGCCCTTACGCCACCGGCTCGCTTCTCGACGAGAATGGCCGGGGGATGCTGCAGGAAACCGTTTTATCGGCGGAAAAACTCTTCAAGAAGGATCAATGGAACGAGTATGAAATATCCGCCATCGGCGACCGGATTACTCTATACGTAAACGGAATCAAAACCGCCGAGGTCTTCGATCCCGCGGGAGATAAAAGCGGAATCATTGCGCTGCAAATGGCGCCGGGCCAAGGCGGAAGCATGGCTTGGGACGACATCCGCATTCTAGAACTGCCCAAGGGCGCGGATTGGAAATCCCTGTTCAACGGACGCGATCTGGCGCAATGGGTGAAAGTCGGCGATTCAACTTGGACGGTGGAAGACGGCTGCGTTCATGGGGCTTCTAAGAACGGCGGCTACGGCTGGCTCATGTCGCGGCAAGAATATAGCGGCTTCCATTTTTCCACCCGTTTCAAAATATCGAACGGCAACTCCGGCATCCAATTCCGCAGCTGGCGCGTGGACAATATGATTCACGGCTTCCAAGCCGATTTGGCTTCGGGCAGCGATTGGATCAACGGCCATCTCTACGACCAGAGCGAAAAGGGCGTTCTCGTCAAGCCCGATCAGGACTTCAGCAAGATCATTGATTGGAAAGGTTGGAATACTTACGAAATTACGGCCATCGGTCCCAAAGTGGAACTCTTCGTAAACGGCGTAAAATCCATAGAGCATAACGACCCCGAGCGCCAGAAAGGCGTATTCGCCTTCCAGATTCACGCGGGCATCGTCATGGATACATGGTGGGACGACATTCGCATCATCCCCTTCAAATAGTAGGGTGGGCTCAAAGCGAAGCGTTGCCCACCCATATACTCATTGACTTTCGGGTAAAGATCAACGAATAGTCAATGGATAGTTTCCGTATTCTCTTAGAATGCGGATGGCGTATTCGTAACTTTCCGGCAAGACGGCGCTGCTGACGGAGTGGTCGGATTGAAACACCCACCCTCCGCCGCGCGCCGCTTGCAATTTATAAAGCGTTTCCCGGCGGATAATTTCGGGATCGTTGGACTCCAACGCGCGGATGTCGATATTGCCGATGAAAGCCAATTTCCCTGAATATTTCTTCTTCAATTCGACGGCGTCCATCCCCGCTTTGGCTTCAACGGGATTGAAAGCGTCGAGACCGAGTTCCGCCAAATCGCCGAGCAAAGCGCGGGAATCGCCGCAGCCGTGATAAACCGCCATCAGCCCGCGGGAATGTATCAAATCGATCAGCGCTTTGACATGCGGCTTGAACAAATCGCGCCAGCGCTGCAGGCCGAAGAGCATCCCCTTGTGATAAGCGACGTCGCCCCAGATATACATTCCCGATAGCATCCCTTGGCCCGCCTCGATTTGAGTGCGGGCGAACGTCAACATAAAAGCGCCGATGCGATGGACGAAATCGGCTAATGCTTCCGGCGCCGTCGCCAACCAGATCATGGCGTTCTCGCTGCCGACGATGCGCCAGAGATATTCGAATGGTTCGCAGACGGACCCGAATACAGCGAAATCTTCGACATAGGGTTTCAATCGCTCGTTCCATGCGGGCAGGTTGCGCAACAGGGCGTCGCCTACGCCATTGATCTGGTCGTCCCCACCCGAATAAAAACGCCGCGAGTCGGCGGGATCGTCGAAAGTGAAATCGGCCATTTCATCGGGATGGTTGATAGAAAATGATTCGTAGGAAGGCATGGGATATTCGCCGCTGCGGCGAATGACGGCGCCGAATCCCGTCTTCACCCATACGTCATCGCCCTCCTGCTTGACGATTTCGAACGGCTGGATGCGCGGATCCATATTGGGCGTGATGACGACGTAATCCAAATCGAAATGGCGGTAAGGATCGAAATCGTCTCCCCATTTCTCCCGGCAGCGCTTCATAAATCCCGTCCAAAAAAATTCTCCGGCGGGTATGCGATCCCCTTCTTTATGCAACAAAGCGAGCCGCATCCGTTCGATTTTTCCCTGCGCTTTTCCCATGGTTGTTCCTCAAGATAAATAGATAAAGCGATCTTCAAGCGGTTTCTCTTGAATGTCAAGTTTTTCTTCGGAAGACATTTTCGTCTATTTGCAAATTTTCAATAATAGACACTTCAAAAAATAGAGCAATGTATAATATGATAGATTGAATGTCCGAATTGCCGGGAATAACCAAATTCGATGGGAGGAAAAAAGATGAAGAAAACTATGTGGATCGCAGTAGGATTGTTATTGGCGGCGGGCGTTGGCTACGCGCAGGACGAGTTTTTCAAGATTATGGATTTCGAGGAACAGGAACCACCCGCCATTAGCGCGAGTTGGGACTTCTTTACGGGATTCAGCGTAGAAGGCGAGCCGGTTCATGGCGGCA from Candidatus Omnitrophota bacterium includes the following:
- a CDS encoding DUF1080 domain-containing protein, yielding MQRKSILILMLTLAIAFPAASSAAGWEFLFNGKNLNGWKIIGDQEWKVENGAIAVKAAGSEMGWLATEKSYSDFILKMRFQWQGGNSGVQVRSRIDGGKMIGYQANLDPSRPYATGSLLDENGRGMLQETVLSAEKLFKKDQWNEYEISAIGDRITLYVNGIKTAEVFDPAGDKSGIIALQMAPGQGGSMAWDDIRILELPKGADWKSLFNGRDLAQWVKVGDSTWTVEDGCVHGASKNGGYGWLMSRQEYSGFHFSTRFKISNGNSGIQFRSWRVDNMIHGFQADLASGSDWINGHLYDQSEKGVLVKPDQDFSKIIDWKGWNTYEITAIGPKVELFVNGVKSIEHNDPERQKGVFAFQIHAGIVMDTWWDDIRIIPFK
- a CDS encoding uroporphyrinogen decarboxylase family protein encodes the protein MGKAQGKIERMRLALLHKEGDRIPAGEFFWTGFMKRCREKWGDDFDPYRHFDLDYVVITPNMDPRIQPFEIVKQEGDDVWVKTGFGAVIRRSGEYPMPSYESFSINHPDEMADFTFDDPADSRRFYSGGDDQINGVGDALLRNLPAWNERLKPYVEDFAVFGSVCEPFEYLWRIVGSENAMIWLATAPEALADFVHRIGAFMLTFARTQIEAGQGMLSGMYIWGDVAYHKGMLFGLQRWRDLFKPHVKALIDLIHSRGLMAVYHGCGDSRALLGDLAELGLDAFNPVEAKAGMDAVELKKKYSGKLAFIGNIDIRALESNDPEIIRRETLYKLQAARGGGWVFQSDHSVSSAVLPESYEYAIRILREYGNYPLTIR